A part of Parvimonas micra genomic DNA contains:
- a CDS encoding lipoate--protein ligase family protein, whose translation MIFIKNKNTDVYFNLAMEEYFFEKFKKDEVFMLWINEPSVVIGKHQNLIEELNMKYCFENNIKIARRLSGGGTVVHDFGNLNYTYITNTTGDTALDFKEFLKPMYNALLNLNIDAHISPRNDFRVLEKKICGHSQFMRKKRVLHHGCILFDSNLNNLRNALNVENKKIISKSAKSVKSSVANLKEISKIDYEISDFLEKLKNEILKTQENFEIYELTKEDILKIDKIKSEKYATKDWIYGQSPKCTFILDEERDYTVEIEGGRIEKINIGYDNKFESLIGLYFEYEEIKNKIDELNIKDDYAQKFIEI comes from the coding sequence ATGATTTTTATTAAAAATAAAAATACAGATGTGTATTTTAATTTAGCTATGGAAGAATACTTTTTTGAAAAATTTAAGAAAGATGAAGTTTTTATGCTTTGGATAAATGAACCTTCTGTAGTTATTGGAAAACACCAAAATTTAATAGAAGAATTGAATATGAAATACTGTTTTGAAAATAATATCAAGATTGCTAGAAGACTCTCCGGTGGTGGGACAGTTGTTCACGATTTTGGAAATCTAAATTATACTTACATAACTAATACAACAGGAGATACTGCACTTGATTTTAAGGAATTTTTAAAACCGATGTATAATGCACTTTTAAATTTGAATATAGATGCTCATATTTCTCCAAGAAATGACTTTAGAGTTCTGGAAAAGAAAATTTGTGGACATTCTCAATTTATGAGAAAGAAAAGAGTTTTGCATCATGGTTGCATTTTATTTGACAGTAATTTAAATAATTTAAGAAATGCATTGAATGTAGAAAACAAAAAAATTATTTCAAAATCTGCAAAATCTGTTAAGAGTAGTGTTGCAAATTTAAAAGAAATTTCAAAGATAGATTACGAAATTTCAGATTTTTTAGAAAAATTAAAAAATGAAATTTTAAAAACTCAAGAAAATTTTGAAATATATGAATTAACAAAAGAGGATATTTTAAAAATAGATAAAATAAAATCTGAAAAATATGCTACAAAAGATTGGATATATGGACAATCTCCTAAATGTACTTTTATTTTAGATGAAGAAAGAGATTATACTGTTGAAATTGAAGGTGGAAGAATTGAAAAAATCAATATTGGATACGATAATAAATTTGAGAGTTTAATAGGATTGTATTTTGAATATGAAGAAATAAAAAATAAAATAGATGAGTTGAATATAAAAGACGATTATGCTCAGAAATTTATAGAAATTTAA
- a CDS encoding GNAT family N-acetyltransferase, with protein sequence MLFLKEMNIEDAKKEYIAITSIPKDENGFENKFYNVSFKEFVNVIIPKCEKESKGIDLKPNRVPQNYYFLWDDDEIVGLFKVRKKLNDSLREGAGHIGYGIIKKYRKRGYATRGLKLVIELIKDEIEEDEIYMSVNKDNTYSLKTQLNCGAYIFNENEDHYFTRIKI encoded by the coding sequence ATGCTATTTTTAAAAGAGATGAATATTGAAGATGCAAAGAAAGAATATATTGCAATAACTTCGATTCCTAAAGATGAGAATGGATTTGAGAATAAATTTTATAATGTTTCATTTAAAGAATTTGTAAATGTTATAATTCCAAAATGCGAAAAGGAATCTAAAGGAATTGACTTAAAACCTAATAGAGTTCCTCAAAACTATTATTTTTTGTGGGATGATGATGAAATTGTAGGACTTTTTAAAGTTCGAAAAAAGCTTAATGACTCTTTAAGAGAGGGTGCAGGACATATTGGTTATGGAATTATAAAAAAATATAGAAAAAGAGGCTATGCAACTAGGGGTCTTAAATTAGTAATCGAGCTTATAAAAGATGAAATTGAAGAAGACGAAATTTATATGAGTGTAAATAAAGATAATACTTACTCTTTAAAAACTCAGCTAAACTGTGGGGCTTATATATTTAATGAAAATGAAGACCATTATTTTACTAGAATTAAAATTTAA
- the lpdA gene encoding dihydrolipoyl dehydrogenase produces MLTEVIMPKAGSEMEEGQIVKWLKKEGDKVEAGEIILEIMTDKVNMEIEAETSGTLLKILKHDGEIVPVITTIAYIGDEGDVIPETASAPVKEEVKEEVKEKVEEKVVEVKAETKKELKDGEYDVVVIGAGPAGYYSAIKAAQKGAKVAIAENNKFGGTCLNRGCIPTKTYLQNVEDLERIKASSKRGIILENDKATVDVSKALKFKNSIVKKLTAGVEFLLKSNSVEMFKETAYINSNGNVTLESGKELVCGSVIFAGGSKCVKNIKGSDSSNVIDTDEALDLKEAPESLVIIGADYIGVEMAQIFSSFGSKVTVVERKDSAVEVIDSEVSSILIKSLEKSGIKFIFGKEITEISGEKVLAGSEEVASAKVILLTTREADLTALKDVNLEVSNGNVVANEKMQSSLKNIYVPGDVNGKNLLAHAAFKMGYVAASEIVEGKSDKYNNNIIPRAIYTYPEIGSVGLTEEEAKKSYDVKVGKFNYGANGRALAHGDSSGMVKIISDARYGEILGAHIVGPRASELINEVSILMQSEVIVEEAIKMVFGHPTFSEAIYEAIADVEGVSVHLPKK; encoded by the coding sequence ATGTTAACAGAAGTAATAATGCCAAAAGCTGGTAGTGAAATGGAAGAAGGCCAAATTGTAAAATGGCTTAAAAAAGAGGGAGACAAAGTTGAAGCCGGAGAAATAATTTTAGAAATTATGACTGATAAGGTTAATATGGAAATTGAAGCTGAGACTTCCGGAACTTTGCTTAAAATATTAAAACATGATGGAGAGATTGTTCCAGTAATAACAACTATTGCATATATTGGAGATGAAGGAGATGTTATACCTGAAACTGCTTCAGCACCTGTTAAAGAAGAAGTTAAGGAAGAAGTAAAAGAAAAGGTTGAAGAAAAAGTAGTTGAAGTTAAAGCTGAAACTAAAAAAGAATTAAAAGATGGTGAATATGATGTTGTTGTAATTGGTGCTGGTCCTGCAGGTTATTATTCAGCGATTAAAGCTGCTCAAAAAGGAGCAAAAGTTGCAATAGCTGAAAATAATAAATTTGGTGGAACTTGCTTAAATAGAGGATGTATTCCAACAAAAACATATTTACAAAATGTTGAAGATTTGGAAAGAATTAAAGCATCAAGTAAAAGAGGAATTATTTTAGAAAATGATAAAGCTACTGTTGATGTTTCAAAGGCTTTAAAATTTAAAAATTCAATCGTAAAGAAACTTACTGCTGGTGTTGAATTCTTATTAAAGAGCAATTCAGTAGAAATGTTTAAAGAAACAGCTTATATTAATTCAAATGGAAATGTTACTTTAGAAAGTGGAAAAGAACTTGTATGTGGTTCTGTGATTTTTGCCGGTGGTTCTAAATGTGTTAAAAATATCAAAGGATCAGATAGCTCAAATGTTATAGATACTGATGAAGCTTTAGATTTAAAAGAAGCACCTGAATCATTAGTAATAATCGGAGCAGATTATATTGGAGTTGAAATGGCTCAAATATTCAGTTCTTTCGGAAGCAAAGTGACTGTTGTTGAAAGAAAAGATTCAGCGGTTGAAGTTATAGATTCAGAAGTTTCTTCAATTTTAATAAAGTCTTTAGAAAAATCAGGAATTAAATTTATCTTTGGTAAAGAAATTACAGAAATTTCCGGAGAAAAAGTATTAGCCGGTTCAGAAGAAGTTGCAAGTGCAAAAGTAATTTTACTTACAACTAGAGAAGCTGATTTAACAGCATTAAAAGATGTAAATCTTGAAGTTTCAAATGGAAATGTAGTTGCTAATGAAAAAATGCAATCAAGTTTAAAGAATATTTATGTTCCTGGAGATGTTAATGGTAAAAATCTTCTTGCACATGCTGCATTTAAAATGGGATATGTTGCTGCTTCAGAAATAGTTGAAGGTAAATCAGACAAATACAATAACAATATTATTCCAAGAGCAATTTACACATATCCTGAAATAGGAAGTGTAGGTTTAACAGAAGAAGAAGCAAAGAAATCATATGATGTTAAAGTTGGAAAATTCAATTATGGAGCAAATGGAAGAGCTTTAGCCCATGGAGATTCATCAGGAATGGTTAAAATCATTTCAGATGCAAGATATGGAGAAATCTTAGGAGCTCATATTGTTGGACCTAGAGCATCCGAGTTGATTAATGAAGTTTCAATTTTAATGCAATCAGAAGTTATTGTTGAAGAAGCAATTAAAATGGTATTTGGACATCCAACTTTCTCAGAAGCAATTTATGAAGCAATTGCTGATGTAGAAGGAGTTAGTGTACATTTGCCTAAAAAATAA
- a CDS encoding dihydrolipoamide acetyltransferase, which yields MSDIKLRATPAARFLSKQNNIDLSLLKGTGPKGRIQKEDVLNFKNFGIIKVSSLAKKIAEVEGVDLTKVTGTGVNGKILKEDVLEFLTNKDVISTEKAVEEQQIETQEVKKSYGEVEEVPMSMMRRTVAKRMSESYFTAPVFVANIEVDMTEVKNLRANIMQQLIDETGYKLTITDIISLATVKSLMKHPYVNCSLSADGTKILLHKYVNLAMAVGLESGLLTPVVKNAEKMNLRELMISLKNLTKKAVEMKLESEELEDSTFTISNLGMFGIDSFAPIINQPNSAILGVSATVDKPVVVNGEIIVRPIMKLSITVDHRVVDGMEAAKFLNTLKNYLENPISILV from the coding sequence ATGTCTGATATAAAATTAAGAGCAACACCTGCTGCAAGATTTTTATCTAAGCAAAATAATATCGACTTATCATTGCTAAAAGGAACAGGCCCTAAGGGAAGAATTCAAAAAGAAGATGTTTTAAATTTTAAAAATTTTGGAATTATTAAAGTTTCTTCTCTTGCGAAAAAAATTGCAGAAGTTGAAGGTGTTGATTTAACTAAGGTAACTGGAACTGGAGTTAATGGTAAGATTTTAAAGGAAGATGTTTTAGAATTTTTAACAAATAAAGATGTAATTTCTACAGAAAAAGCAGTTGAAGAACAACAAATCGAAACTCAAGAAGTTAAAAAATCATATGGTGAAGTTGAAGAAGTTCCAATGTCAATGATGAGAAGAACTGTTGCTAAGAGAATGAGTGAAAGTTATTTCACAGCTCCAGTTTTTGTAGCAAATATAGAAGTTGATATGACTGAAGTTAAAAACTTAAGAGCTAATATTATGCAACAATTAATTGATGAAACAGGATATAAACTTACTATTACAGATATAATTTCTTTAGCAACTGTGAAGAGTTTAATGAAACATCCATATGTAAATTGTAGTTTATCAGCAGATGGAACTAAAATTTTACTTCATAAATATGTAAATCTTGCTATGGCTGTTGGTCTTGAAAGTGGACTTTTAACTCCGGTTGTTAAAAATGCTGAGAAAATGAATTTAAGAGAACTTATGATTTCATTAAAGAACTTAACTAAAAAAGCTGTTGAAATGAAATTAGAGTCAGAAGAATTAGAAGATAGTACATTTACTATTAGTAACTTAGGAATGTTTGGAATTGATTCTTTTGCTCCTATTATAAATCAACCTAATAGCGCTATTTTAGGTGTAAGTGCAACTGTTGATAAACCTGTTGTAGTAAATGGAGAAATAATTGTAAGACCTATTATGAAATTATCAATTACTGTTGATCATAGGGTTGTTGATGGAATGGAAGCTGCGAAGTTTTTAAATACTTTGAAAAATTATTTAGAAAATCCTATTTCAATTTTAGTTTAG
- a CDS encoding alpha-ketoacid dehydrogenase subunit beta encodes MASEIKIMTLREAIKEAMSEEMRRDENVFLMGEDVGIFGGDFGTTVGMLEEFGEERVRDCPISEAAIAGAAAGAASVGMRPIVDLTFMDFVTIAMDAIVNEAAPMRYMLGGEVSVPVVYRCASGSGTGAAAQHCKALESWFCHIPGLKVVAPGTVNDAYGILKASIRDNNPVIFIESKALFGRKGEVKIGEIVEIGKGEVKVEGKDVTLVSWGRMLERALQAAEELKAEGISVEVVDPITLVPLDEDLIVESVKKTGRLVLCHDSFKTGGFGGEISARIAESDAFDYLDAPIYRLAGADTNIPSAKNLEAVIVPSVEDIKNTIRKAVNR; translated from the coding sequence ATGGCTAGTGAAATAAAGATTATGACTTTGCGTGAAGCAATAAAAGAAGCAATGTCCGAAGAAATGCGTAGAGATGAAAATGTATTTTTAATGGGAGAAGATGTTGGTATTTTCGGAGGAGATTTCGGAACTACTGTCGGAATGCTTGAAGAATTTGGAGAAGAAAGAGTTAGAGATTGTCCTATAAGTGAAGCTGCTATAGCAGGAGCTGCCGCAGGTGCAGCGTCTGTTGGAATGCGCCCTATCGTTGATTTAACTTTTATGGATTTTGTTACAATAGCAATGGATGCTATAGTAAATGAAGCTGCTCCAATGAGATATATGTTAGGTGGAGAAGTAAGTGTTCCAGTTGTTTATCGTTGTGCGTCTGGATCTGGTACTGGAGCCGCTGCTCAACACTGTAAGGCTCTTGAATCATGGTTCTGTCATATTCCAGGTTTAAAAGTTGTTGCTCCTGGAACAGTGAACGATGCTTATGGAATTTTAAAAGCATCAATAAGAGATAATAATCCAGTAATTTTCATTGAATCTAAAGCCCTTTTTGGAAGAAAAGGCGAAGTAAAGATTGGAGAAATCGTTGAAATTGGAAAAGGAGAAGTTAAAGTTGAAGGCAAAGATGTAACTTTAGTTTCTTGGGGAAGAATGTTAGAAAGAGCTTTACAAGCAGCTGAAGAATTAAAAGCTGAAGGAATTAGTGTTGAAGTTGTTGACCCAATAACATTAGTACCTTTAGATGAAGACTTGATAGTTGAATCTGTTAAGAAAACAGGAAGACTTGTTCTTTGCCATGATTCATTTAAAACAGGTGGATTTGGTGGAGAAATTTCAGCTAGAATTGCTGAAAGTGATGCTTTTGATTATTTAGATGCACCAATTTATAGACTTGCTGGAGCCGACACAAATATACCTTCTGCTAAAAACTTAGAAGCAGTAATTGTACCAAGTGTTGAAGATATTAAAAATACAATTAGAAAAGCAGTTAATAGATAG
- a CDS encoding thiamine pyrophosphate-dependent dehydrogenase E1 component subunit alpha produces the protein MSDSKKLTKKELLEMYDKMLLIRYFDMELSKLYSRGFIHGMTHYSVGEEAANVGAIYPMRKEDLMYSNHRGHGQTIAKGIDINKMMAEILGKSTGQCKGRGGSMHLYNLEVNNMGCNGIVGGGHGLSTGAALAQKMKKTGNVVVCCMGESATNEGSFHECLNMASIWKLPLIFYVINNKYGISMSQQRSMTVERVVDRAEAYKVKSIYVEDGNNVLDVYDAMSEALDYAREGNGPVLVEAKSYRWFGHSASDAGKYRDKKEVDEWKEKDPNVAFKKYLVENKIATESELDEMEESVKKVIADAITFAKESPLADEKDACTDNYA, from the coding sequence GTGAGTGATTCAAAAAAATTAACAAAAAAAGAACTTTTGGAAATGTATGACAAAATGTTGCTTATAAGATATTTTGATATGGAACTTAGTAAATTATATTCAAGAGGTTTTATTCATGGAATGACGCATTATTCTGTTGGGGAAGAAGCTGCGAATGTAGGTGCTATTTATCCGATGAGAAAAGAAGATTTAATGTATTCAAATCATAGAGGACATGGTCAAACAATTGCAAAAGGTATTGATATAAATAAAATGATGGCAGAAATTTTGGGAAAATCTACTGGTCAATGTAAAGGTCGTGGAGGCAGTATGCATCTTTACAATTTGGAAGTAAACAATATGGGATGTAATGGTATTGTTGGCGGTGGACATGGTTTAAGTACAGGTGCTGCTCTTGCTCAAAAGATGAAAAAGACAGGAAATGTTGTTGTTTGTTGTATGGGTGAAAGTGCTACAAATGAAGGAAGTTTTCATGAATGTTTAAATATGGCATCAATATGGAAATTACCTTTAATATTTTATGTAATAAATAATAAATATGGTATTTCAATGTCTCAACAAAGATCAATGACTGTTGAAAGAGTTGTTGATAGAGCAGAGGCTTATAAAGTAAAATCAATTTATGTTGAAGATGGTAATAATGTTTTAGATGTTTATGATGCTATGAGTGAAGCACTTGATTACGCTAGGGAAGGTAATGGACCTGTTTTGGTTGAAGCGAAAAGCTATAGATGGTTTGGTCACTCTGCTTCAGATGCAGGAAAATATAGAGATAAAAAAGAAGTTGACGAATGGAAAGAAAAAGATCCTAATGTTGCATTTAAAAAATATTTGGTTGAAAATAAAATTGCGACTGAAAGTGAACTTGATGAAATGGAAGAAAGTGTAAAGAAAGTAATCGCTGATGCAATAACTTTTGCTAAGGAATCACCTTTAGCAGATGAAAAAGATGCTTGTACTGACAATTATGCTTAA
- the murA gene encoding UDP-N-acetylglucosamine 1-carboxyvinyltransferase, which produces MPKILVRKSAPLEGTVKIDGAKNAALPIIAASLLGTEPIVLEDVPNLVDVKIILKVLESLGAKVEFLSENRVSIDSSNINSFVTDRSLMEKMRASFLVMGPLLARFGRADAFLPGGCAIGSRPIDLHLKGFKILGALIEEEPDKVSARCEKLYGDTIYLDFPSVGATQNIMMAATLARGETIIENAAMEPEIVDLGNFLNKMGAKISGAGTSTIRIIGVEKLGGTVHTIIPDRIEAATFMIAAAITGGKVVVQNCISNHIKPVIAKLKETGAYVVVNEDEDSIFVKGSDKIKGTDIKTLPYPGFPTDVQAQFMAYLCVCEDQAKVTETVFENRFMHVKELNKMGAIIATSGKEARIAGVRKLSGAEVNATDLRAGAALVLAGLVAEGTTTIGNIYHIDRGYNDFVGKMKSLGANIERIED; this is translated from the coding sequence TTGCCTAAGATATTAGTAAGAAAAAGTGCCCCTTTAGAAGGCACTGTAAAAATAGATGGAGCAAAGAATGCAGCACTTCCTATTATAGCTGCTTCGCTTTTGGGAACTGAACCGATAGTTTTAGAAGACGTTCCTAATTTAGTGGATGTAAAAATAATTTTAAAAGTTTTAGAGAGTTTGGGTGCCAAAGTTGAATTTTTATCTGAAAATAGAGTCTCTATTGATTCCAGTAATATAAATTCTTTTGTAACTGATAGAAGTTTAATGGAAAAGATGAGAGCGTCATTTTTAGTTATGGGTCCGTTGCTTGCAAGATTTGGTAGAGCGGATGCATTTTTGCCGGGTGGTTGTGCAATAGGCTCTCGTCCTATTGATTTACATTTAAAAGGATTTAAAATTTTAGGTGCATTAATTGAAGAAGAACCGGATAAAGTTTCAGCGAGATGTGAAAAACTTTATGGAGATACAATTTATTTAGATTTTCCATCAGTAGGAGCAACACAAAATATAATGATGGCTGCAACTTTAGCAAGAGGAGAAACTATAATTGAAAATGCTGCAATGGAACCGGAAATTGTAGATTTAGGAAATTTTTTGAATAAAATGGGAGCAAAAATTTCAGGAGCGGGAACTTCCACTATAAGAATTATAGGAGTAGAAAAATTAGGGGGTACAGTTCATACTATTATTCCTGATAGAATAGAAGCCGCTACATTTATGATAGCTGCTGCAATTACCGGAGGAAAGGTTGTAGTTCAAAATTGTATTTCAAACCATATCAAACCTGTTATTGCAAAATTGAAAGAAACAGGTGCTTATGTTGTTGTAAATGAAGATGAAGATTCAATTTTTGTAAAAGGAAGCGATAAGATTAAGGGAACAGATATTAAAACTTTACCTTATCCGGGTTTTCCAACAGATGTTCAAGCACAATTTATGGCTTATTTATGTGTATGTGAAGACCAAGCAAAAGTTACTGAAACTGTTTTTGAAAATAGATTTATGCATGTGAAAGAGCTTAACAAAATGGGAGCTATTATTGCAACAAGTGGTAAAGAAGCTAGAATTGCAGGGGTAAGAAAACTTTCCGGAGCAGAAGTTAATGCAACGGATTTAAGAGCGGGAGCTGCTCTTGTTTTGGCAGGTCTTGTTGCGGAAGGTACAACGACAATTGGAAATATTTATCATATAGATAGAGGATATAATGACTTTGTAGGTAAAATGAAGTCATTAGGAGCAAATATTGAAAGAATAGAAGATTAA
- the typA gene encoding translational GTPase TypA: MRNIENIRNVAIIAHVDHGKTTLVDCLLKSSGVFRENQDVKERVMDSNDIERERGITILSKNTAIDYNGIKINVIDTPGHADFGGEVERVLKMANGVILVVDAFEGPMPQTKFVLRKAFELKLPTIICINKIDRPEARCEEVVDEVLDLFIQLDASEDYLESPFVFASARSGYATMDFNKKTEDMKTLLDVIVDYIPAPKGDENAPFKLLISTTDYNEYVGRIGIGKIESGSVKLGDDAVIVNYNDSSINKKIKITKIYEFENLSRKEVESSSVGNIIAVTGVEGISIGDTLCSLEDVTPLPFVKISEPTLAMNFIVNNSPFAGKEGKFVTSRQIRARLYKELETDVSLRVEDTDSTDSFRVSGRGELHLSVLIENMRREGYEFQVSKPEVLYKKDENGKLLEPIETVTIDVDQEFVGSVIEKLGQRKADLVNMNPSQAGYTRLIFNIPARGLIGYRSEFLTDTRGSGTLNTEFKGYEHFKGEIPKRNVGSLICFETGVATAYGLNSAQERGILFISPQAEVYEGMVVGSNAKGLDIEVNVCKKKQQTNIRSSASDDALKLSPPKIMSLEEMLEFIESDEYIEVTPKSLRMRKKILDSQLRYKSKKNSK; this comes from the coding sequence ATGAGAAATATTGAAAATATAAGAAATGTTGCGATTATAGCACATGTTGACCATGGTAAAACTACTTTGGTAGATTGTTTATTAAAAAGTAGCGGTGTTTTTAGAGAAAATCAAGATGTAAAAGAAAGAGTAATGGACTCAAATGATATAGAAAGAGAAAGAGGAATTACAATTCTTTCAAAAAATACTGCCATTGATTATAATGGAATAAAAATTAATGTAATTGATACACCAGGACATGCCGATTTTGGTGGAGAAGTTGAACGTGTTTTAAAAATGGCAAATGGAGTTATTCTTGTAGTTGACGCTTTTGAAGGACCTATGCCTCAAACTAAATTCGTTTTAAGAAAGGCATTTGAACTTAAATTGCCAACTATTATTTGTATAAATAAAATTGATAGACCTGAAGCTAGATGTGAAGAAGTTGTTGATGAAGTTTTAGATTTATTTATCCAACTTGACGCATCAGAGGATTATTTGGAAAGCCCTTTTGTTTTTGCATCTGCAAGATCGGGATATGCAACTATGGACTTTAACAAAAAGACTGAAGATATGAAAACTCTTTTAGATGTTATTGTTGACTATATTCCTGCACCAAAAGGAGATGAAAATGCACCTTTTAAATTACTTATTTCTACTACTGATTATAATGAGTATGTAGGAAGAATAGGTATTGGTAAAATAGAAAGCGGTAGTGTTAAGCTTGGAGATGATGCTGTAATTGTAAATTATAATGATAGCAGTATAAATAAGAAAATAAAAATTACTAAAATATATGAATTTGAAAATTTATCCAGAAAAGAAGTTGAAAGTTCATCTGTAGGAAATATTATTGCAGTAACGGGAGTTGAAGGTATTAGCATAGGTGATACTCTTTGCTCTTTGGAAGATGTAACACCACTTCCATTTGTAAAGATTTCTGAACCTACTCTTGCTATGAATTTTATAGTAAATAATTCTCCTTTTGCGGGAAAAGAAGGAAAATTTGTTACAAGTAGACAAATTCGTGCAAGACTTTATAAAGAATTAGAAACAGACGTAAGTTTAAGAGTTGAAGACACAGATTCAACTGATAGTTTTAGAGTTTCAGGAAGAGGAGAACTTCATCTTTCAGTTTTAATTGAAAATATGAGAAGAGAAGGTTATGAATTTCAAGTTTCAAAACCTGAAGTTCTTTACAAAAAAGATGAAAATGGAAAATTATTAGAACCGATAGAAACTGTAACTATAGATGTAGATCAAGAATTTGTTGGTTCTGTAATAGAAAAGTTAGGGCAAAGAAAAGCTGACTTAGTTAATATGAATCCATCTCAAGCAGGATATACAAGACTTATTTTTAATATTCCTGCAAGAGGACTTATCGGATATCGTTCAGAGTTTTTAACTGATACCAGAGGAAGTGGAACTTTAAATACAGAGTTTAAAGGTTATGAACATTTCAAAGGAGAAATTCCAAAGAGAAATGTAGGCTCATTAATTTGTTTTGAAACTGGTGTTGCAACAGCTTATGGACTAAATTCAGCCCAAGAAAGAGGAATATTATTTATATCACCACAAGCTGAAGTTTATGAAGGAATGGTTGTAGGTTCTAATGCTAAGGGGCTTGATATTGAAGTTAATGTTTGTAAAAAGAAACAACAAACAAATATCAGATCTTCAGCATCTGATGATGCTTTAAAACTTAGTCCACCAAAGATCATGAGTTTGGAAGAAATGTTGGAATTTATTGAAAGTGATGAATATATCGAAGTAACGCCTAAGAGTTTAAGAATGAGAAAAAAAATATTGGATTCACAATTGAGATATAAATCTAAGAAAAATAGTAAATAG